TCTCAATTGCATCGGCAATTCTTATGATAACGAGGGCTAATCCAGTAAGAAGCGCAATTTTTCTCATCGTAAATTTCCTATCATTATCAATACTTTACCTTACGCTCAATGCCCAGTTTCTGGCTATAATTCAAGTTCTCGTTTATGCTGGGGCGATAATGGTTTTGTTCGTGTTCGTTATAATGCTTTTGAATTTGGAAGATGAAAAAAGATTAGCTGATCGCCTTGACCTTAGAAGATTGTTCGCTTTTATACTTGTTTTGGTTGTATTTGCTGAGATAGCATATGGATTGTTCAAATCAACCAAAGGTAGATTTTTAAAGCCGGCGGAGAATTCAGTTGAGATAGGTAAGATTGAGTTCATTGGAGAGAAATTGTTCACAAGTTATATCCTTCCGTTTGAGATAACCTCCTTGATTTTAATTGTTGCTATTGTTGGTGCAATCGTCCTCGCTAAAAGAAGGTTTGAATGAGATGGATTGTAATGGTTTACAAAACAAAAAGGAGAAAGGGTTTAAATGATCCCTCTTTCATGGTATTTGCTTTTAAGTTTGACTCTTTTCACCATTGGAGTGCTTGGGGTTTTGATAAGGAGGAATGCAATTGTGATTTTCATGTGTATTGAGCTTATGCTCAATTCAGTCAATCTGGCGCTTGTTGGTTTTTCAAGCTACATCGGAAACGAGATCGGTCAGATGCTTGTCTTTTTTGTTATGGTTGTAGCTGCTGCTGAGGTTTCTGTTGGGCTTGCGATTGTGATAGCAATTTTTAGAAATAGGTTGACAGTAAACATTGATGAGATCAATTTATTGAAATGGTAAAGAAAAAAAGAGGCACCTGAAAATGCATAAGTATATTGGTCTTGCACTCATATTTCCGTTAATTGGGTTCTTAATCAACGGCTTGTTAGGATGGAAAATCAAGAAGGAAAAAATCATCGGTTGGATTGGAAGCTTAACGGTTGGAGCTTCATTTGTTGTGGCTTTATTAGTTTATCTTGAGCTTTTGAATCTTCCATCGTATGAGAGGAGATTTATCGTTGAGTATTTTCCTTGGATTAAGGTTGGGTCATTTGAGGTTTCTTTTTCATATCTTGTTGATCCACTTTCAATTTTGATGGTGCTTGTTGTAACGGGAGTTGGCTTTTTGATCCATGTTTATTCAATCGGTTATATGCACGGTGATAAGGGATTTGCGAGGTTTTTCGCATACTTGAACTTGTTTATATTTATGATGTTGACGCTTGTGCTTGCCGATAATTATCTACTGATGTTTCTCGGATGGGAGGGGGTTGGTTTATGTTCTTATCTTTTGATCGGGTTTTGGTATGATAAACCATTTGAAAAAATGACCACAAGCGATGCTGGTAGAAAAGCGTTTATAGTAAACAGGGTTGGAGATTTTGGATTTTTGATCGGTTTGTTTTTGATGTATAAGTATTTTGGGAGTTTGAACTTCAACACTGTTTTTTCAATTGCCAATAAACTTAATGTTGGGGACACAACCATTTTTTGGATCACCTTGCTTTTATTTGTTGGGGCTACTGGTAAGTCCGCACAGATTCCATTATATGTGTGGCTTCCAGATGCTATGGCTGGACCAACGCCTGTGAGTGCGCTGATACACGCTGCGACAATGGTCACCGCCGGTGTTTATATGATCGCTAGGTCGTCCGTTCTTTATGCGCTTGCGCCGACGACGATGTTGATAGTTGCAATAATTGGAGCATTGACGGCTGTCTACGCAGCTTCAATGGGACTTGTTCAAAATGGGATAAAGAAAGTTCTGGCTTATTCAACCATAAGTCAGCTCGGTTATATGTTTCTTGCTATGGGTGTTGGAGCTTTTTCGGCTGGGATATTTCACTTGACAACGCATGCATTCTTTAAAGCACTTTTGTTCCTTGGAGCTGGAGCTGTGATGCATGCACTTAATAATGAAGAAGACATTCAAAAAATGGGTGGTCTAAAGGAGCATCTTCCAGTAACTTATAAAACATTTTTCATAGCTTCGCTTGCTATAGCTGGGATTCCACCGCTTTCTGGGTTTTTCAGTAAGGATGAGATTTTGTGGGGTGCGTATTCGCAGGGTTCTTTCTGGCTTTGGGTTCTTGGAGCAATTGGTGCTTTTATGACCGCTTTTTATATGTTCCGACTCGTTGCTTTAGTTTTTGAAACATCCCCGAGGCATTCCGTCAAGCACCCGCACGAGGCACCGAAAGTTATGACAATCCCACTTTTAATCCTTGCTTTCTTTAGCGTTGTCTCAGGGTTTGCTGGCGTTCCTGAATCTTTTGGTGTGAGCAATTTGATTCATCATTGGCTTGAACCTGTATTTGAAGATGCAAATGCGAAAATCATACTTGAGGCATCTCATTCAATCTCAACTGAATTTATTTTAATGGCTGTATCAGTATTGATAAGCATTGGCGGAATTTTACTTGCGAGGTATTTATACCTTCAAAGAATGGATTTTGTGCGTAGATTGACACAAACTTTTTCACCTATCTACAAGTTGCTTTACAACAAGTATTATGTTGATGAAATTTACGATTTCATTGTGGTTAGACCGATCACTTGGGGAAGCGAGAAATTTTTGTGGCGTTTCTTTGATGTTAAAGTTATAGACGGAGCAGTAAATGCAAGCGCAAGGTTGACAGCAATGTTGAGCTCTGTTATACGATTTTTCCAAAATGGCATCGTCCAATTTTACGCCGTCGTCTTTGTGATCGGGATTTTGATAATTTTGTGGTTCATCCTTTAAAAATTAAAGATGATGAGAAATGGAGTGGCTTCAGAAACATATCTTAACAGCGATAATTTTTCTGCCTTCCATTGGCGCACTTGTAATTTCTTTGATTGATTCTGAAAGAAAAAATTTGCTTAAGTTTCTCGGGCTTCTTTTCAGCACTTTGACATTCATCCTTTCGGTTTATGTCTTTGTGAAATTTCAGTCAGAGAAAACGGGTTTTCAATTCGTTGAGGTTTATCCATGGATAAAAACACTTGACATCTCTTACAGGGTTGGAATTGATGGCATCTCACTTTTACTTTTGGTTTTGACAACTTTTTTGACTCCCGTGGGACTTCTCGCAACTTGGGATTCGGTTGAAAGAAGGGTTAAAGGTTATGTCATTATGTTTTTATTGCTTGAGACGGGGATGAATGGGGTTTTTTGCGCACTTGATATGTTTCTTTTCTATGTCTTCTGGGAAGTGATGTTAATCCCGATGTATTTCATAATCGGAATTTGGGGTGGTGAGAATAGAATTTATGCTGCGGTTAAATTTGTAATTTACACAATGGTTGGAAGCTTGCTGATGCTTGTTGCTATAATTGCGCTTGGTAATTTCGCAGCTCAGATGAACGGTCAATTTACAGCAAACCTTGAAAAGCTTTATGAGATCGCCCCGAAAATTCCTTTGAAAGCGCAAGCTTTGATGTTCCTTGCTTTTACTTTAAGCTTCGCTATAAAAGTCCCTTTATTTCCATTTCATACCTGGCTTCCTGATGCGCATGTTGAAGCACCAACCGCTGGAAGCGTAATTCTTGCGGGTGTGCTTTTGAAAATGGGAACTTACGGGATTTTGAGATTTTCAATCCCGCTTTTCCCAGATGCGACCTTCATATTTCTGCCGTATATTGCAGTGCTTGCTGTCGTTGGAATAATTTACGGTGCACTTGTTTCTTTTGTTCAACCAGATCTAAAAAAACTTGTCGCTTACTCATCCGTCAGCCACCTTGGATTTGTCGTTCTTGGTTTAATGGGTTTGACGATTGAAAGCGTTCAAGGTGGGTTGATTCAAATGGTAAATCATGGGCTTTCAACTGGGGCACTTTTTATGCTTGTTGGGATGATTTATGATAGAAGACATACACGCATGATTGAGGAATTTGGTGGTTTAGCGCGCATTATGCCAGTTTATGCGACATTTTTTATGATAGTTGCCCTTTCTTCACTTGGTCTTCCGGGTTTGAATGGATTTGTCGGAGAATTTTTGATACTTCTTGGCTCGTTTAAGTCAAAGTTTCTCGGGACTTCGGCTTATGCTGTATTTGCCGGGCTTGGAGTTATACTCGCTGCGGTCTATCTGCTTACAGCTTATCAACGCATATTTTTCGGAAAGGTGACAAAAGCGGAAAATCAAAATTTGAAGGACTTAAATTTAAGAGAAATTATCTCACTTGCGCTTGTTCTCATTTTCATCGTTTGGATTGGGATTTATCCGAACACATTTTTGAGAAAATCGGAACCATCTGTTAAAAAAGTTGTTGAACAAATTGAAAAATATAGAGTTGGTGTTTTTAGAGCTCAGCGATGAAACTTGAAACAAAACGAGGAAGAAGAAATGAGGTTAATCAAAATTTTAATCCTTGCTTTAATTTTTGTCTTTTTCTCCACAAGTGATGTATTTGCAATAGAATACGAGATTTTGCCCGTTAATCCAGTGATGATCGCTCCTTTCATTATTTTACTTCTTGCGATTGCGATCATGCCTTTCATAAATAGACACTGGTGGGAGCATAATTATCCGTTCGTTTCATTTGCGCTTGGTGCTATAACGGTTGTTTATTACTTTTTTATTTTGAAGAACGCTCCTCGTATGATTCACACTGCGATAGAATATGTAAGTTTCATCTCTTTAATTGGGTCTCTTTTCGTTGTCGCTGGTGGAATTCATATAAGGATAAAGGGTAGGTCAACACCTCTTTCAAATGTGATTATGCTTGGTATTGGCGCAGTGATTTCAAATTTATTGGGGACGACAGGTGCATCAATGGTTTTGATAAGACCGTATATAAGGGTTAACAAGTATAGAATTTCTGGTTATCACATCGTCTTTTTTATATTCATTGTTTCAAACATCGGTGGTATGTTAACTCCGATAGGTGATCCGCCGTTGTTTCTCGGGTATTTGAAGGGGGTGCCTTTCTTCTGGGTTATAACCAGGGTTTGGTATATTTGGGCTAT
The Candidatus Thermokryptus mobilis genome window above contains:
- the nuoL gene encoding NADH-quinone oxidoreductase subunit L, which translates into the protein MHKYIGLALIFPLIGFLINGLLGWKIKKEKIIGWIGSLTVGASFVVALLVYLELLNLPSYERRFIVEYFPWIKVGSFEVSFSYLVDPLSILMVLVVTGVGFLIHVYSIGYMHGDKGFARFFAYLNLFIFMMLTLVLADNYLLMFLGWEGVGLCSYLLIGFWYDKPFEKMTTSDAGRKAFIVNRVGDFGFLIGLFLMYKYFGSLNFNTVFSIANKLNVGDTTIFWITLLLFVGATGKSAQIPLYVWLPDAMAGPTPVSALIHAATMVTAGVYMIARSSVLYALAPTTMLIVAIIGALTAVYAASMGLVQNGIKKVLAYSTISQLGYMFLAMGVGAFSAGIFHLTTHAFFKALLFLGAGAVMHALNNEEDIQKMGGLKEHLPVTYKTFFIASLAIAGIPPLSGFFSKDEILWGAYSQGSFWLWVLGAIGAFMTAFYMFRLVALVFETSPRHSVKHPHEAPKVMTIPLLILAFFSVVSGFAGVPESFGVSNLIHHWLEPVFEDANAKIILEASHSISTEFILMAVSVLISIGGILLARYLYLQRMDFVRRLTQTFSPIYKLLYNKYYVDEIYDFIVVRPITWGSEKFLWRFFDVKVIDGAVNASARLTAMLSSVIRFFQNGIVQFYAVVFVIGILIILWFIL
- a CDS encoding complex I subunit 4 family protein; its protein translation is MEWLQKHILTAIIFLPSIGALVISLIDSERKNLLKFLGLLFSTLTFILSVYVFVKFQSEKTGFQFVEVYPWIKTLDISYRVGIDGISLLLLVLTTFLTPVGLLATWDSVERRVKGYVIMFLLLETGMNGVFCALDMFLFYVFWEVMLIPMYFIIGIWGGENRIYAAVKFVIYTMVGSLLMLVAIIALGNFAAQMNGQFTANLEKLYEIAPKIPLKAQALMFLAFTLSFAIKVPLFPFHTWLPDAHVEAPTAGSVILAGVLLKMGTYGILRFSIPLFPDATFIFLPYIAVLAVVGIIYGALVSFVQPDLKKLVAYSSVSHLGFVVLGLMGLTIESVQGGLIQMVNHGLSTGALFMLVGMIYDRRHTRMIEEFGGLARIMPVYATFFMIVALSSLGLPGLNGFVGEFLILLGSFKSKFLGTSAYAVFAGLGVILAAVYLLTAYQRIFFGKVTKAENQNLKDLNLREIISLALVLIFIVWIGIYPNTFLRKSEPSVKKVVEQIEKYRVGVFRAQR
- a CDS encoding NADH-quinone oxidoreductase subunit J family protein, giving the protein MTSQALIFLTLAFVSIASAILMITRANPVRSAIFLIVNFLSLSILYLTLNAQFLAIIQVLVYAGAIMVLFVFVIMLLNLEDEKRLADRLDLRRLFAFILVLVVFAEIAYGLFKSTKGRFLKPAENSVEIGKIEFIGEKLFTSYILPFEITSLILIVAIVGAIVLAKRRFE
- the nuoK gene encoding NADH-quinone oxidoreductase subunit NuoK yields the protein MIPLSWYLLLSLTLFTIGVLGVLIRRNAIVIFMCIELMLNSVNLALVGFSSYIGNEIGQMLVFFVMVVAAAEVSVGLAIVIAIFRNRLTVNIDEINLLKW